One genomic segment of Ricinus communis isolate WT05 ecotype wild-type chromosome 3, ASM1957865v1, whole genome shotgun sequence includes these proteins:
- the LOC8278580 gene encoding palmitoyl-acyl carrier protein thioesterase, chloroplastic (The RefSeq protein has 1 substitution compared to this genomic sequence), with the protein MVATAAAATSSFFPVPSQSADANFDKAPASLGGIKLKSTSCSRGLQVKANAQAPPKINGSSVGFTTSVETVKNDGDMPLPPPPRTFINQLPDWSMLLAAITTIFLAAEKQWMMLDWKPRRPDMLIDPFGIGRIVQDGLIFRQNFSIRSYEIGADRTASIETLMNHLQETALNHVKTAGLLGDGFGSTPEMSKRNLIWVVTRMQVLVDRYPTWGDVVQVDTWVSKSGKNGMRRDWCVRDSRTGETLTRASSVWVMMNKLTRRLSKIPEEVRGEIEPYFLNSDPIVDEDSRKLPKLDDSNADYVRKGLTPRWSDLDINQHVNNVKYIGWILESAPLPILESHELSAITLEYRRECGRDSVLQSLTAVSGNGIGNLGNAGDIECQHLLRLEDGAEIVRGRTEWRPKYSSNFGIMGQIPVESA; encoded by the exons ATGGTTGCTACTGCGGCTGCTGCtacttcctctttctttccaGTTCCTTCTCAATCTGCGGATGCTAATTTCGATAAGGCACCTGCAAGCTTAGGTggaatcaaattaaaatctacCTCTTGCTCTCGGGGTTTACAGGTTAAGGCAAATGCGCAAGCCCCTCCCAAGATAAACGGATCCTCGGTAGGATTCACAACATCTGTGGAAACTGTGAAGAATGACGGTGACATGCCATTACCACCACCCCCTAGGACTTTTATCAACCAATTACCTGATTGGAGCATGCTTCTTGCTGCTATTACAACTATCTTTTTGGCTGCTGAAAAGCAGTGGATGATGCTTGACTGGAAACCAAGGCGGCCTGACATGCTTATCGACCCGTTTGGTATAGGTAGAATTGTTCAGGATGGTCTTATTTTTCGCCAGAACTTCTCCATAAGATCATATGAAATTGGTGCTGATCGTACAGCGTCCATAGAGACATTAATGAATCATTTACAA GAAACGGCCCTCAATCATGTTAAGACTGCTGGACTTCTTGGGGATGGATTTGGTTCAACCCCAGAGATGAGCAAAAGGAACCTCATATGGGTGGTTACTCGGATGCAGGTTCTGGTGGATCGTTACCCAACATG GGGTGATGTTGTTCAAGTAGATACTTGGGTGAGTAAATCAGGAAAGAATGGCATGCGGCGTGATTGGTGCGTCCGTGATAGTAGAACTGGTGAACCTTTAACGAGAGCATCCAG CGTGTGGGTGATGATGAATAAACTGACTAGGAGGTTATCTAAAATTCCCGAAGAAGTTCGAGGAGAAATAGAGCCTTATTTTCTGAATTCTGATCCTATTGTGGATGAGGATAGCAGAAAACTGCCAAAGCTTGATGATAGCAATGCGGACTATGTCCGCAAAGGTCTAACT CCTAGATGGAGTGATCTAGATATCAACCAACATGTTAACAATGTGAAATACATTGGCTGGATTCTTGAG AGTGCTCCACTGCCAATACTGGAGAGTCATGAACTCTCTGCCATTACTCTGGAGTATAGGAGGGAGTGCGGGAGGGACAGTGTACTGCAGTCTCTGACTGCTGTATCCGGCAATGGTATTGGAAATTTGGGAAATGCTGGTGATATTGAGTGCCAGCACTTGCTTCGACTTGAGGATGGGGCTGAGATAGTGAGGGGAAGGACTGAGTGGAGGCCAAAGTACAGCAGCAACTTTGGTATTATGGGTCAGATTCCAGTCGAAAGTGCTTAA